A single region of the Streptomyces sp. NBC_00425 genome encodes:
- the ngcE gene encoding N-acetylglucosamine/diacetylchitobiose ABC transporter substrate-binding protein has translation MGSPSENNGFANHGSEKRGSEINGFETSGHGNNGSAGVGRRELLRRAAALGLVSVPSMGFLSACASSGGGDEDKAKAGKKTGKNPLAVNETAQMEFVVFDGGFGKEYAEDAVKIYEKNLPKAKVKFSATQKIQSALQPRFNQGAPPDLIDNSGAEQMDMGVLVGKNQLADLTPLLDAPSYDDPGKKVRDTLRPGIVEMGQFDGDPVWIMYYAYTVYGVWYSQKALDSLDATYPQTWDEMLAVCEKAKKKGIAGWTYAGKYPYYLPFSLYAMIGKVGGREVLDAIDNLEPNAWKHPAVKACFDAYYELYQKGYVLKGTPGLDHIQSQTAWAKGKALFLPNGSWVENESANVIPADFGLAVSAPTGIDSSDKMPFGTIWASGGEPFVVPAGARNAPGGMEQLRIMLSEGSSKNFTSKVKSLTAYNGGTDGITLTPGLKSGVAALEKAGDNVVNPRLQDWYVQLQKEKIGVSGLGEMMAGRLTPAEAIRKIQGYADAAAKDTSIKHYRHQ, from the coding sequence ATGGGATCCCCCTCCGAGAACAACGGTTTTGCGAACCACGGTTCCGAGAAGCGCGGCTCCGAGATCAACGGCTTCGAGACGAGCGGTCACGGGAACAACGGCTCCGCCGGTGTCGGCCGCAGGGAGCTGTTGAGGAGAGCGGCTGCGCTCGGCCTGGTCTCCGTTCCCTCGATGGGTTTTCTGTCCGCCTGCGCCAGCAGCGGCGGGGGTGACGAGGACAAGGCCAAGGCGGGAAAGAAGACCGGGAAGAACCCTCTCGCGGTCAACGAGACGGCTCAGATGGAATTCGTCGTTTTCGACGGCGGTTTCGGCAAGGAGTACGCCGAGGACGCCGTGAAGATCTACGAGAAGAACCTCCCGAAGGCGAAGGTGAAGTTCTCGGCCACCCAGAAGATCCAGTCGGCGTTGCAGCCCCGGTTCAACCAGGGCGCCCCGCCGGACCTGATCGACAACTCCGGTGCCGAGCAGATGGACATGGGCGTCCTGGTCGGCAAGAACCAGCTCGCCGACCTCACCCCGTTGCTGGACGCGCCGTCGTACGACGATCCGGGCAAGAAGGTGCGCGACACCCTGCGTCCCGGCATCGTCGAGATGGGCCAGTTCGACGGCGACCCGGTCTGGATCATGTACTACGCCTACACGGTCTACGGCGTCTGGTACTCGCAGAAGGCCCTGGACTCGCTCGACGCCACGTACCCGCAGACCTGGGACGAGATGCTCGCGGTCTGCGAGAAGGCGAAGAAGAAGGGCATCGCGGGTTGGACGTACGCGGGCAAATACCCCTATTACCTCCCCTTCTCCCTCTATGCGATGATCGGCAAGGTGGGCGGTCGCGAGGTACTCGACGCCATCGACAATCTGGAGCCGAACGCCTGGAAGCACCCCGCCGTGAAAGCGTGTTTCGACGCCTATTACGAGCTCTACCAGAAGGGTTACGTCCTCAAGGGCACGCCGGGACTGGACCACATCCAGTCGCAGACCGCCTGGGCCAAGGGCAAGGCCCTGTTCCTCCCGAACGGCTCCTGGGTGGAGAACGAGTCGGCGAACGTCATCCCCGCCGACTTCGGCCTGGCGGTCTCCGCGCCCACCGGCATCGACTCCTCCGACAAGATGCCCTTCGGCACCATCTGGGCCTCCGGAGGCGAGCCGTTCGTCGTCCCGGCGGGGGCGAGGAACGCGCCGGGCGGCATGGAGCAGTTGCGCATCATGCTCAGCGAGGGGTCCTCGAAGAACTTCACCTCCAAGGTCAAGTCGCTGACCGCCTACAACGGCGGCACCGACGGCATCACCCTCACCCCCGGTCTCAAGTCGGGCGTGGCCGCGCTCGAGAAGGCGGGCGACAACGTGGTGAATCCACGGCTGCAGGACTGGTACGTCCAGCTGCAGAAGGAGAAGATCGGGGTGTCCGGACTCGGCGAGATGATGGCGGGCCGGCTGACCCCGGCCGAGGCGATCAGGAAAATCCAGGGATACGCCGACGCGGCGGCCAAGGACACGTCGATCAAGCATTACCGGCACCAGTGA
- a CDS encoding GH92 family glycosyl hydrolase, whose protein sequence is MQRLRRLRTAVVTAAVVMAVGAQGTATALPAPVPLPGREFASSFETGEPAPDWRSTVDTAPDGGSRASGVDGGYGGGLPGDVTDRVTGIRASAENSAGGEVKENLLDGEASTKWLAFAATGWVEFDLDEPAAVSAYALTSANDAAERDPADWTLSGSADGAEWTPLDTRTGEAFSQRLQTRTFGLTAPAAYRHFRLDVTGNHGAAILQLADVRFGTGGGDGPVPPDMLTVVDRGPGGSPTAKAGAGFTGRRALRYAGRHTASGRAYSYNKVFDVNVRVGTGTRLSYRIFPSMADGDRDYAATNVSVDLAFTDGTYLSGLGASDQHGFPLSPRGQGAAKGLYVNQWNDVTSGIGAVAAGRTVDRILVAYDSPGGPARFRGWVDDIALHTAAPETRKTHLSDYAVTTRGTNSSSGFSRGNTFPATAVPHGFNFWTPVTNASSLGWLYDYARANNADNLPTIQAFGASHEPSPWMGDRQTFQVMPSAAAGVPDTGRTARALAFRHSDETARPHYYGVRFQNGLTAEMAPTDHAAALRFTYPGSDASVVFDNVTDQAGLTLDAEAGVVTGYSDVKSGLSAGATRLFVYGAFDAPVTQGSSSGVKGYLRFDAGADRTVTLRLATSLISVDQARDNLRREIPQDTAFDTVKARARQQWDRLLGTVEVEGASQDQLTTLYSNLYRLYLYPNSGFERVGSAYRYASPFSPMPGPDTPTHTGAKIVDGKVYVNNGFWDTYRTTWPAYALLTPTQAGVLTDGFVQQYKDGGWTSRWSSPGYADLMTGTSSDVAFADAYVKGVGFDAKAAYEAAVKNATVVPPASGVGRKGMTTSPFLGYTSTATHEGLSWALEGYLNDYGIARMGQALYRRTGERRYREESAYFLNRAQGYVHLFDPKAGFFQGKDDEGAWRVASGSYDPRIWGYDYTETNGWGYAFTAPQDSRGLANLYGGREGLAKKLDAYFATPETASPDISGSYGGVIHEMTEARDVRMGMYGHSNQVAHHAIYMYDAAGQPWKAQAKAREVLARLYTGSSIGQGYHGDEDNGEQSAWYLFSALGFYPLVMGSGEYAVGSPLFTKATVHLENGRDLVVRAPGNSAKNVYVQGLMVDGRPWTSTSLPHALLAGGGVVEFAMGPRPSAWGSGENAGPVSITRGDSTPTPRTDVLKGEGALFDDTSATQATVTGTLALPVPSGARAVQYTLTSADHAQAPGSWTLQGSTDTVTWTDLDRRSGETFRWDRQTRAFTVARPGTYTSYRLVLDGAGSRANTGGKGGAVSQVRLSEVELLS, encoded by the coding sequence ATGCAGCGGTTGAGGCGGTTACGGACGGCCGTGGTCACGGCCGCGGTGGTCATGGCGGTCGGCGCACAGGGAACGGCGACGGCGCTGCCGGCCCCCGTCCCGCTCCCCGGCCGGGAGTTCGCCTCGTCCTTCGAGACGGGAGAACCCGCCCCCGACTGGCGAAGCACCGTCGACACCGCGCCGGACGGCGGCAGCCGCGCCTCGGGGGTGGACGGCGGATACGGCGGCGGGCTCCCCGGCGACGTGACCGACCGGGTCACGGGCATCCGGGCGAGCGCCGAGAACAGCGCCGGCGGCGAGGTGAAGGAGAACCTCCTCGACGGCGAGGCGAGCACCAAGTGGCTGGCCTTCGCCGCCACCGGATGGGTCGAGTTCGACCTCGACGAACCCGCGGCCGTCAGCGCCTACGCCCTCACCTCGGCGAACGACGCAGCCGAACGCGACCCCGCCGACTGGACCCTCTCCGGCTCTGCGGACGGCGCCGAGTGGACGCCCCTCGACACCCGCACCGGGGAAGCGTTCTCGCAGCGGTTGCAGACCCGCACGTTCGGTCTGACCGCCCCGGCCGCCTACCGCCACTTCCGGCTGGACGTCACCGGGAACCACGGCGCGGCGATCCTGCAGCTCGCCGACGTCCGGTTCGGCACGGGGGGCGGTGACGGGCCCGTTCCGCCGGACATGCTCACGGTCGTCGACCGGGGTCCCGGCGGCTCACCGACCGCGAAGGCCGGCGCCGGCTTCACCGGGCGGCGGGCGCTGCGCTACGCGGGCCGGCACACCGCGTCGGGCCGGGCGTACTCGTACAACAAGGTCTTCGACGTGAACGTGCGGGTCGGCACGGGTACCCGGCTCTCGTACCGGATCTTCCCGTCGATGGCGGACGGCGACCGCGACTACGCCGCCACGAACGTCTCGGTGGACCTGGCCTTCACGGACGGAACGTATCTGAGCGGGCTCGGGGCGAGCGACCAGCACGGATTCCCGCTGTCGCCTCGCGGCCAGGGCGCGGCGAAGGGGCTGTACGTCAACCAGTGGAACGACGTGACGTCCGGGATCGGGGCGGTGGCGGCAGGCAGGACGGTCGACCGGATCCTCGTCGCCTACGACTCCCCCGGCGGGCCGGCGCGGTTCCGGGGCTGGGTGGACGACATCGCGCTGCACACGGCCGCTCCGGAAACGAGGAAAACGCATCTCTCGGACTACGCGGTGACGACCCGCGGCACGAACTCCAGCAGCGGCTTCTCCCGCGGAAACACGTTTCCCGCGACGGCCGTGCCCCATGGGTTCAACTTCTGGACGCCGGTGACGAACGCGTCCTCACTGGGCTGGCTGTACGACTACGCACGGGCCAACAACGCGGACAACCTGCCGACGATCCAGGCGTTCGGCGCGAGCCACGAGCCGAGTCCGTGGATGGGCGACCGCCAGACCTTCCAGGTGATGCCGTCCGCCGCGGCCGGCGTCCCGGACACCGGGCGCACCGCTCGGGCCCTGGCGTTCCGCCACTCCGACGAGACGGCCCGCCCGCACTACTACGGAGTGCGTTTCCAGAACGGCCTCACGGCCGAGATGGCGCCGACCGACCATGCGGCCGCGCTGCGGTTCACCTACCCCGGCTCGGACGCGAGCGTCGTCTTCGACAACGTCACCGACCAGGCGGGCCTGACCCTCGACGCGGAAGCCGGTGTCGTCACCGGTTACTCGGACGTCAAGTCGGGCCTGTCGGCGGGCGCGACCCGGCTCTTCGTGTACGGCGCGTTCGACGCGCCCGTGACCCAGGGTTCGTCCAGCGGGGTAAAGGGTTACCTGCGCTTCGACGCGGGTGCCGACCGCACCGTCACCCTGCGGCTGGCTACCTCCCTGATCAGCGTCGACCAGGCCCGTGACAACCTCCGCCGGGAAATCCCGCAGGACACCGCTTTCGACACGGTGAAGGCGCGGGCCCGGCAGCAGTGGGACAGGCTGCTCGGCACGGTCGAGGTGGAGGGCGCGAGTCAGGACCAGCTGACCACGCTCTACTCCAACCTCTACAGGCTGTATCTGTACCCCAACTCCGGTTTCGAGCGGGTCGGCTCGGCCTACCGGTACGCGTCCCCCTTCTCTCCGATGCCGGGGCCGGACACCCCGACCCACACCGGCGCGAAGATCGTGGACGGCAAGGTGTACGTCAACAACGGTTTCTGGGACACCTACCGGACCACCTGGCCCGCGTACGCGCTCCTCACCCCCACCCAGGCGGGCGTGCTGACCGACGGCTTCGTGCAGCAGTACAAGGACGGCGGCTGGACCTCTCGCTGGTCCTCCCCCGGGTACGCCGACCTGATGACCGGCACCTCGTCGGACGTCGCCTTCGCGGACGCCTACGTCAAGGGGGTCGGGTTCGACGCGAAAGCCGCGTACGAGGCGGCCGTCAAGAACGCGACGGTCGTGCCGCCGGCCTCCGGGGTGGGCCGCAAGGGCATGACGACCTCCCCGTTCCTCGGGTACACGAGCACGGCCACCCACGAGGGCCTGTCATGGGCGCTGGAGGGCTACCTCAACGACTACGGCATCGCCCGCATGGGACAGGCCCTGTACCGGCGGACCGGAGAGCGGCGCTACCGGGAGGAGTCCGCGTACTTCCTCAACCGCGCGCAGGGCTATGTGCACCTCTTCGACCCGAAGGCCGGTTTCTTCCAGGGCAAGGACGACGAGGGCGCCTGGCGGGTGGCGTCGGGGAGCTACGACCCGCGGATCTGGGGCTACGACTACACCGAGACCAACGGCTGGGGCTACGCCTTCACCGCCCCTCAGGACAGCCGGGGCCTGGCGAACCTGTACGGCGGCCGCGAGGGTCTGGCGAAGAAGCTCGACGCCTACTTCGCCACTCCGGAAACCGCTTCCCCCGATATTTCGGGCTCGTACGGCGGAGTCATTCACGAGATGACGGAGGCGCGGGACGTCCGGATGGGCATGTACGGGCATTCCAACCAGGTCGCCCACCATGCGATCTACATGTACGACGCGGCCGGGCAGCCCTGGAAGGCCCAGGCGAAGGCCCGCGAGGTCCTCGCGCGGCTCTACACCGGCAGCTCGATCGGGCAGGGCTACCACGGCGACGAGGACAACGGCGAGCAGTCGGCCTGGTATCTGTTCTCCGCTCTCGGTTTCTACCCGCTGGTGATGGGCAGCGGCGAGTACGCCGTCGGGTCGCCCCTGTTCACGAAGGCGACCGTGCACCTGGAGAACGGCCGGGACCTGGTGGTCAGGGCGCCCGGGAACAGCGCGAAGAACGTCTATGTGCAGGGCCTGATGGTCGACGGACGTCCCTGGACGTCGACTTCGCTGCCGCACGCGCTGCTCGCCGGGGGCGGGGTTGTGGAGTTCGCCATGGGACCGCGGCCCTCGGCATGGGGCTCCGGGGAGAACGCAGGGCCCGTCTCGATCACTCGGGGAGACAGCACGCCGACGCCTCGCACGGACGTGCTGAAGGGCGAGGGCGCGCTGTTCGACGACACCTCGGCGACGCAGGCGACGGTGACGGGCACGCTCGCTCTGCCGGTCCCCTCCGGCGCCAGGGCGGTGCAGTACACCCTGACGTCCGCCGACCACGCCCAGGCCCCCGGGAGCTGGACCCTCCAGGGCTCCACCGACACGGTGACGTGGACCGATCTGGACCGACGGTCCGGGGAGACCTTCCGCTGGGACCGCCAGACCCGCGCGTTCACCGTCGCCCGGCCGGGGACGTACACGTCCTACCGGCTGGTCCTCGACGGTGCCGGGAGCCGGGCGAACACCGGGGGAAAGGGAGGCGCAGTGAGTCAAGTGCGCCTGTCCGAGGTGGAGTTGCTGTCATGA
- a CDS encoding alpha-glucuronidase, producing the protein MPITVPGLPVGVDPAWLPWEVLHPLGTRRTLVDGSGPLVETVHGEVARGCALHGGSVVRSTRAARGVPESSDGSDGSDGSYDLVLRAVHDGGADRHADPGLLEDLGEEGFVLERAAGTTTVTAPGQRGLLYGLFHVVRLGEDAFGGERTSEAHRPATELRMLDHWDNVAVHPVMGQVERGYAGGSLFWRDGLARADTERVRGYGRLLAACGINAVSVNNVNVHEAEAHLLTDRVGEVARIADALRPYGIRTHLSVNFASPVLLGGQACADPLDESVREWWAEAARGVYAAVPDFGGFVVKADSEGQPGPFTYGRSHADGANMLAAALAPHGGTVHWRAFVYDHRQDWRDRSSDRARAAYDHFAALDGEFADNAVLQVKHGPMDFQVREPVSPVLGALPRTRFAVEVQATQEYTGQQRHVCWLGPMWSEVLRFRPEGEHGSSVGELARGGMVAVSNVGDDPFWTGHPLAQANLYTFGRLAWQPDADPRRILDEWIALTFPSAAERLVDGLRTLLHGSWRTYEKYTAPLGVGFMVQPGHHYGPGVDGYEYSPWGTYHFADRDGVGVDRSSATGTGYAAQYAGPWAELYESPGSCPDELLLFFHHVPYGHVLNSGKTVVQHIYDTHFEGVEEAEEARRVWAGLADLVEPARHARVAERYEEQVRCAREWRDQVNSYFLRKSGIPDERGRTIY; encoded by the coding sequence ATGCCGATCACCGTGCCCGGCCTGCCGGTCGGGGTCGACCCCGCCTGGCTGCCGTGGGAGGTGCTGCACCCGCTGGGAACCCGTCGAACGCTGGTGGACGGCTCGGGGCCGCTGGTGGAGACGGTGCACGGTGAGGTGGCCCGGGGATGCGCCCTCCACGGCGGTTCGGTCGTACGCAGCACGCGGGCCGCGCGGGGTGTTCCGGAGAGCTCGGACGGCTCGGACGGCTCGGACGGCTCGTACGATCTCGTGCTGCGTGCGGTCCACGACGGGGGCGCCGACCGGCACGCGGACCCCGGCCTCCTCGAAGACCTGGGCGAGGAGGGATTCGTCCTCGAGCGGGCCGCCGGTACGACCACGGTCACGGCGCCGGGCCAACGGGGCCTGCTGTACGGGCTGTTCCACGTCGTGCGGCTCGGCGAAGACGCCTTCGGGGGTGAGCGCACGTCCGAGGCGCATCGCCCCGCGACGGAACTGCGGATGCTGGACCACTGGGACAACGTGGCCGTGCACCCGGTCATGGGCCAGGTGGAGCGCGGGTACGCGGGCGGTTCGCTGTTCTGGCGGGACGGGCTGGCCCGTGCGGACACGGAGCGCGTCCGGGGGTACGGCAGGCTGCTCGCCGCCTGTGGGATCAACGCCGTGTCGGTCAACAACGTCAACGTGCACGAGGCCGAGGCGCACCTGCTCACCGACCGCGTCGGTGAAGTCGCGCGCATCGCCGACGCGTTGCGCCCCTACGGCATCCGGACTCACCTGTCGGTGAACTTCGCCTCGCCGGTCCTGCTCGGGGGGCAGGCCTGCGCCGACCCGCTGGACGAGTCGGTGCGCGAGTGGTGGGCGGAGGCGGCGCGCGGGGTGTACGCGGCGGTCCCGGACTTCGGCGGGTTCGTGGTGAAGGCCGACTCCGAGGGGCAGCCGGGCCCGTTCACCTACGGCCGCTCGCACGCGGACGGCGCGAACATGCTGGCCGCGGCGCTCGCGCCGCACGGCGGCACCGTGCACTGGCGGGCGTTCGTGTACGACCACCGCCAGGACTGGCGGGACCGCTCCTCGGACCGGGCGCGTGCCGCGTACGACCACTTCGCCGCGCTGGACGGGGAGTTCGCGGACAATGCCGTGCTCCAGGTGAAGCACGGGCCGATGGACTTCCAGGTGCGCGAGCCGGTCTCTCCGGTGCTCGGCGCGCTGCCCCGCACACGGTTCGCCGTCGAGGTGCAGGCCACGCAGGAGTACACCGGACAGCAGCGGCACGTGTGCTGGCTCGGGCCGATGTGGAGCGAGGTGCTGCGGTTCCGGCCCGAGGGCGAACACGGTTCGTCGGTGGGTGAGTTGGCGCGGGGTGGCATGGTCGCCGTGTCCAACGTGGGCGACGACCCGTTCTGGACCGGGCACCCGCTGGCGCAGGCGAACCTCTACACCTTCGGCCGGCTGGCCTGGCAACCGGACGCCGACCCGCGGCGGATCCTGGACGAATGGATCGCGCTGACCTTCCCGTCCGCCGCCGAGCGTCTGGTCGACGGCCTGCGAACACTGCTGCACGGCTCGTGGCGGACGTACGAGAAGTACACCGCACCGCTGGGCGTGGGCTTCATGGTGCAGCCCGGGCATCACTACGGGCCGGGCGTCGACGGCTACGAGTACAGCCCCTGGGGGACGTACCACTTCGCGGACCGGGACGGGGTCGGCGTCGACCGGAGCTCCGCCACCGGCACCGGGTACGCGGCGCAGTACGCCGGGCCGTGGGCCGAGCTGTACGAGTCGCCCGGCTCCTGTCCGGACGAGCTTCTGCTGTTCTTCCACCACGTGCCGTACGGACATGTGCTGAACAGCGGGAAGACGGTTGTGCAACACATCTACGACACCCATTTCGAGGGTGTGGAGGAGGCCGAGGAGGCCCGTCGGGTGTGGGCGGGACTCGCGGACCTGGTCGAACCGGCGCGCCATGCGCGGGTGGCGGAGCGGTACGAGGAGCAGGTGCGCTGCGCACGGGAGTGGCGCGACCAGGTGAACAGTTACTTCCTGCGGAAGTCCGGGATCCCCGACGAACGGGGTCGCACGATCTACTGA
- a CDS encoding beta-galactosidase — translation MTAPRTGDDGRLPHTARIPYGGDYNPEQWPQEIHDEDHRLFTLAGIDTLTVGVFSWSLTQTAESDYDFTVLDRVLDRVAAEGRQVCLATGTAALPPWLAKKYPEVNRTDFEGRRHRYGQRHNFCPSSTAYRRLSTALAGRLAERYAAHPALLAWHINNEYGGACYCERCADAFRDWLRARHGTLDALNDAWWTAFWSHRFTDWDEIEPPSTLTEHWRGPDHTAFQGITLDYRRFMTDALLGCFTAEKEAIRAHDPDTPVTTNLMGAYRPLDYHRWAPHLDFASWDNYPPLDAPPTRPALGHDLMRGLKGGAPFWLMEQSPSTTACRDVNPLRRPGELRLATWQAIAHGADAALYFQMRAARGACEKYHGAVIGHAGRDDTRVFREVASLGEELRALGPLTLGGRTPARTALLFDWDSWWALEISDGPSRLVRYTDVVHAYYQAAREAGADVDVVPVTADLTPYDVVLAPVLHLVGADLASRLEEVARRGGTVLATFLTARSDIHDRAFLTDVPGPLAPLLGIRVEEWDARPEDVENPVRFTAFTARARLVFEIVRLCGAEAVARYETDFYAGTPAVTRNGHGAGQAWYVATALDQPGVDHVVRSVLARHDLIGPHADHRSVETATRVTPDGARLLFLLNHGAEPARLTAHAAATDLLTGKRHDRGEALVLDPRGVAVLRLQ, via the coding sequence ATGACCGCGCCCCGCACCGGAGACGACGGCCGACTCCCGCACACCGCCAGAATCCCGTACGGCGGGGACTACAACCCCGAGCAATGGCCGCAGGAGATCCACGACGAGGACCACCGTCTGTTCACGCTGGCCGGCATCGACACCCTCACCGTCGGGGTGTTCAGCTGGTCGCTGACACAAACCGCCGAAAGCGATTACGACTTCACGGTCCTGGACCGTGTCCTCGACCGCGTCGCCGCCGAGGGCCGCCAGGTCTGCCTGGCCACCGGGACGGCCGCTCTCCCGCCCTGGCTCGCGAAGAAGTATCCGGAGGTCAATCGCACCGACTTCGAAGGCCGCCGGCACCGCTACGGACAGCGGCACAACTTCTGCCCCAGCTCGACCGCGTACCGAAGGCTGTCCACTGCCCTGGCCGGCCGCCTCGCCGAACGGTACGCCGCACACCCGGCCTTGCTCGCCTGGCACATCAACAACGAGTATGGGGGCGCTTGTTACTGCGAGCGCTGCGCCGACGCGTTCCGTGACTGGCTGCGCGCCCGGCACGGCACGCTCGACGCCCTCAACGACGCCTGGTGGACCGCGTTCTGGTCCCACCGCTTCACCGACTGGGACGAGATCGAGCCCCCGAGCACACTCACCGAGCACTGGCGCGGCCCCGACCACACGGCGTTCCAGGGCATCACCCTCGACTACCGGCGCTTCATGACCGACGCCCTGCTCGGCTGCTTCACCGCGGAGAAGGAGGCCATCCGCGCCCACGACCCGGACACACCGGTCACCACCAACCTCATGGGCGCCTACCGCCCCCTCGACTACCACCGCTGGGCGCCCCACCTGGACTTCGCCTCCTGGGACAACTACCCGCCCCTGGACGCCCCGCCCACCCGTCCGGCGCTGGGCCACGACCTGATGCGCGGCCTCAAGGGCGGCGCGCCCTTCTGGCTGATGGAACAGTCCCCGTCGACCACGGCCTGCCGCGACGTCAACCCCTTGCGCCGCCCCGGCGAACTCCGCCTCGCCACCTGGCAGGCCATCGCCCACGGCGCGGACGCCGCCCTCTACTTCCAGATGCGCGCCGCACGCGGAGCGTGCGAGAAGTACCACGGCGCGGTCATCGGCCACGCGGGCCGCGACGACACCCGGGTGTTTCGTGAGGTGGCCTCACTCGGCGAGGAGCTGCGCGCACTGGGTCCCCTCACGCTCGGCGGCCGGACCCCCGCCCGCACCGCCCTGCTGTTCGACTGGGACAGCTGGTGGGCCCTGGAGATATCCGACGGCCCCTCCCGACTCGTCCGGTACACCGACGTCGTACACGCTTACTACCAGGCGGCGCGCGAGGCCGGAGCCGACGTGGACGTCGTACCCGTGACCGCGGACCTCACGCCGTACGACGTCGTTCTCGCCCCGGTGCTGCACCTGGTCGGGGCGGATCTCGCATCCCGGCTCGAGGAGGTGGCCAGGCGCGGCGGAACCGTGCTCGCCACCTTCCTCACCGCCCGCTCCGACATCCACGACCGGGCCTTCCTCACCGACGTCCCCGGTCCGCTGGCCCCGCTGCTGGGCATTCGCGTGGAGGAGTGGGACGCACGGCCCGAAGACGTCGAGAACCCGGTGCGGTTCACCGCGTTCACCGCACGGGCCCGCCTGGTCTTCGAGATCGTCCGGTTGTGCGGCGCCGAGGCGGTGGCCCGCTACGAGACGGATTTCTACGCCGGAACCCCGGCGGTGACCCGCAACGGTCACGGTGCCGGCCAGGCCTGGTACGTGGCGACGGCCCTCGACCAGCCCGGAGTCGACCACGTCGTCCGTAGCGTCCTCGCCCGCCACGACCTGATCGGCCCCCACGCCGATCACCGCAGTGTGGAGACCGCCACCCGAGTCACCCCGGACGGCGCTCGCCTCCTCTTCCTCCTCAACCACGGCGCCGAGCCGGCCCGCCTCACCGCGCACGCCGCGGCCACCGACCTCCTCACCGGCAAGCGGCACGACCGGGGCGAGGCGCTGGTGCTGGACCCGCGGGGCGTGGCCGTCCTGCGGCTTCAGTAG